A window of Pedobacter lusitanus contains these coding sequences:
- a CDS encoding organic hydroperoxide resistance protein, with protein sequence MDKIEKLYTAEASATGGRNGNVKSSDGVLDLEVRMPKELGGGAGAYTNPEQLFAAGYAACFDSALNLVIRTEKVQTGETKVTAQVSIGKNTTGGFQLAVKLKVAIPGVTADVAQALTEKAHHVCPYSNATRGNIEVELENV encoded by the coding sequence ATGGATAAAATCGAAAAACTGTATACTGCTGAAGCTAGTGCTACTGGTGGTAGAAATGGAAATGTAAAATCATCAGACGGCGTTTTAGACCTCGAAGTAAGGATGCCGAAAGAGCTTGGGGGTGGGGCAGGAGCCTATACTAACCCTGAACAGCTTTTTGCTGCGGGTTATGCAGCTTGTTTTGACAGTGCATTGAATTTAGTAATCAGAACAGAAAAAGTTCAGACAGGTGAAACTAAAGTGACAGCACAGGTCAGTATTGGTAAGAATACTACAGGTGGCTTTCAGCTGGCTGTAAAGCTGAAAGTGGCTATTCCGGGAGTTACCGCTGATGTTGCGCAGGCTCTGACTGAAAAAGCTCACCACGTATGTCCTTATTCAAATGCTACCAGAGGCAATATTGAGGTGGAACTGGAGAATGTCTGA
- a CDS encoding aminoacyl-histidine dipeptidase, whose protein sequence is MEVENLEPQELWSNFIKLNAVPRASKKEERVIAFMVGFGNNLGLETITDPIGNVVIKKPATPGMEDRKTVVLQSHLDMVHQKNSDTVFNFDEQGIEMFVDQDWVKAKGTTLGADNGIGVAAIMALLASTTIEHPALEAMFTIDEETGMTGAKELDPANFSGSILLNLDTEEDDELTIGCAGGIDTNTSYNYQQEAVTASATAFEITIKGLKGGHSGMDIHKGRANANKLMNRLFYTAVQTINLQLSTINGGSLRNAIPRESTAVVVVADAQKTWFEEFIKTFAAELKEEYQTIEPALAVVIRETALPAEVMINTDFKKIMNVIYSMPNGVFRMSPDIQDLVEASSNLARVIVKDGVFITQSLQRSSVESTKIDVSNAIRAAFENMGSEVKQAGDYPGWKPNPDSDILRLMVGLYQDAFGKEPKVDACHAGLECGILGGHLPGMDMISFGPTIRGAHSPDERVQISSVQKFWGYLLTILKEIPKNTK, encoded by the coding sequence ATGGAAGTCGAAAATTTAGAACCTCAGGAACTTTGGAGTAATTTCATAAAGCTGAATGCTGTACCGCGTGCTTCAAAAAAAGAAGAACGTGTCATTGCCTTCATGGTTGGCTTTGGAAATAACCTTGGTTTGGAAACAATCACAGACCCTATTGGTAACGTAGTTATTAAAAAACCTGCAACTCCGGGAATGGAAGACCGTAAAACAGTGGTTTTACAGTCTCACCTGGATATGGTACATCAGAAAAACAGTGATACCGTGTTTAATTTTGACGAACAGGGAATCGAAATGTTTGTTGATCAGGACTGGGTTAAGGCAAAAGGTACAACACTTGGTGCGGACAATGGAATAGGGGTAGCGGCTATCATGGCTTTATTAGCCTCCACAACGATTGAACACCCTGCGCTGGAAGCGATGTTTACTATTGATGAAGAAACTGGTATGACAGGAGCTAAAGAGCTTGATCCGGCTAATTTTTCGGGCTCAATTCTGTTGAACCTGGACACAGAAGAAGACGATGAGTTAACTATCGGCTGTGCCGGTGGTATAGATACCAATACCAGTTATAATTACCAGCAGGAAGCTGTTACTGCTTCTGCTACAGCCTTTGAAATCACGATTAAGGGATTAAAAGGCGGACATTCAGGGATGGATATCCATAAAGGCAGAGCGAATGCAAATAAACTGATGAACCGGTTGTTTTATACAGCGGTTCAAACGATAAATCTGCAACTGAGCACAATCAATGGCGGAAGTTTAAGAAATGCGATTCCAAGAGAATCTACTGCTGTGGTCGTAGTTGCTGATGCTCAAAAAACATGGTTTGAAGAGTTTATCAAAACGTTTGCGGCAGAACTTAAAGAAGAATATCAGACCATAGAACCTGCACTGGCTGTTGTGATCAGGGAAACGGCCCTGCCGGCAGAAGTGATGATTAACACTGATTTTAAAAAGATCATGAATGTTATTTATTCGATGCCAAACGGCGTATTCAGAATGAGTCCTGATATTCAGGATCTGGTTGAAGCATCAAGCAATCTGGCCAGGGTAATTGTTAAGGATGGTGTTTTTATTACCCAGTCTTTACAGCGCAGTAGTGTAGAAAGCACTAAAATTGATGTTTCAAATGCGATTCGTGCTGCTTTTGAAAATATGGGCAGTGAGGTTAAGCAAGCCGGAGATTATCCCGGATGGAAACCGAATCCGGATTCAGATATTTTAAGATTAATGGTCGGTTTGTATCAGGATGCTTTTGGTAAAGAACCTAAAGTTGATGCCTGTCATGCCGGCCTGGAGTGTGGTATTTTAGGTGGTCATTTACCAGGAATGGACATGATTTCGTTTGGTCCTACCATCAGGGGAGCACATTCTCCGGATGAAAGGGTGCAGATTTCTTCTGTTCAGAAATTCTGGGGATACCTGCTTACCATCCTGAAAGAGATTCCTAAAAACACTAAATAA
- a CDS encoding phosphatase PAP2-related protein produces the protein MQTKQLTWQFAWEYPAFRVKFILGLLVMFLILFYLQDFFLFIQARNGVLMDDWVLSRLPAHDVSHYIFLILYPATGFFIWKLIKNSSICITALWGYIFLCLARMITISLIPLDAPLNLVHLSDPFSIIFYGSNLITKDLFFSGHTATLCLVGLCLENKTEKMIIFIATGILGVLLLVQHVHYTADVLAAPVFSYIFWYLGRTVTRI, from the coding sequence ATGCAGACTAAACAGCTGACCTGGCAGTTCGCCTGGGAGTATCCGGCCTTCAGGGTAAAATTCATATTAGGACTCCTGGTGATGTTCCTGATACTTTTTTACTTGCAGGATTTTTTCTTGTTTATACAGGCCAGAAACGGAGTTTTAATGGACGACTGGGTGCTGAGCCGTTTACCGGCGCATGATGTTTCCCACTATATATTTTTGATTCTTTATCCGGCAACAGGTTTTTTTATCTGGAAGCTGATTAAGAATTCTTCAATTTGTATTACTGCTTTATGGGGATATATTTTTCTCTGTCTGGCCAGAATGATCACCATTTCGCTGATCCCACTGGATGCACCGCTGAACCTGGTTCATCTCAGTGATCCTTTTTCTATCATTTTTTACGGATCAAACCTTATTACTAAAGACCTGTTCTTCTCAGGACATACAGCTACTTTATGTCTGGTTGGTCTTTGTCTGGAAAATAAGACTGAAAAGATGATTATTTTCATTGCCACCGGGATATTAGGTGTCTTATTATTAGTTCAGCATGTGCACTATACTGCAGATGTACTTGCCGCACCGGTATTCAGTTATATATTCTGGTATCTGGGCAGAACTGTAACAAGGATATAA
- a CDS encoding SPFH domain-containing protein gives MEALISNYYWVILALLCLVLYKYILRFLFGMVIVPEDKVGLITKKFVLFGSDKELPDGRIIALKGEAGFQGKTLAPGLYFGMWFWQYSVTMEQFTIIPEGKIGLIMAKDGAEIPTGNILGHRVDSDNFQDAVKFLENGGQRGRQTSYITSGSYRINTMLFQISITDMIRIQESMVGIVTTLDGLPIEANQIAGKLVEGHNNFQDFDSFIKNGGNRGLQPQVILAGSYNLNPWAIQMEEIPMTEIAIGYVGVVISYIGIEGNDLTGSDFKHGNIVEKGSKGVWLEPLGPGKYPINKYIMKVELVPTTNLVLNWASARSEAHNLDKNLSTITVRSKDGFPFNLDVSQIIHVPTTEAPKVIARFGNMVNLVSQVLEPTIGNYFRNSAQDSDVIAFLSTRKERQESAKEHIRKVLDEYNVNAVDTLIGDIVPPESLMKTLTDRKIAEEQKVTYNTQKQAQETRQGMEKETAIADMQKDIVKAQQSVEIAERTASATVKKSEGDAAGVKLAVGAEAEATKMRAHAEAEATKARAQADSEAIKLRASAEAELISLTGSAEAGKILAVGKSTAEAYELAVKALGGENFTRYKITEELSKGKIKLIPDVLIGGNGNSGSAIDGLLGLKLMDMMDPEKRKEVIVAEVIDTNTKSINP, from the coding sequence ATGGAAGCGCTCATTTCTAATTATTACTGGGTCATTTTAGCCCTTTTATGTCTTGTTTTATATAAATACATTCTTCGTTTTCTGTTCGGAATGGTTATCGTTCCCGAAGACAAAGTAGGCTTGATTACCAAGAAATTTGTTCTTTTCGGCTCAGACAAAGAGCTACCTGACGGACGCATTATTGCCCTTAAAGGTGAAGCTGGTTTTCAGGGAAAAACCCTTGCCCCAGGTTTGTACTTTGGCATGTGGTTCTGGCAATACAGTGTAACGATGGAACAGTTCACAATTATTCCTGAGGGAAAAATCGGCTTAATCATGGCTAAAGATGGCGCAGAGATCCCTACCGGGAATATTTTGGGTCATCGGGTAGATTCCGATAATTTCCAGGACGCTGTCAAGTTTCTGGAAAACGGAGGACAGCGCGGTCGCCAGACTTCTTATATCACTTCTGGCTCGTATCGTATCAATACGATGTTATTCCAGATCTCTATTACCGATATGATTCGTATCCAGGAGAGTATGGTGGGTATCGTGACGACATTAGATGGTCTGCCAATTGAGGCCAATCAGATTGCCGGTAAGCTGGTAGAAGGCCATAATAACTTCCAGGATTTCGATAGTTTCATCAAAAATGGCGGTAATCGTGGTCTGCAGCCACAGGTAATACTTGCCGGTTCCTATAACCTGAATCCATGGGCCATACAGATGGAAGAGATTCCAATGACAGAAATTGCTATTGGTTACGTCGGGGTTGTTATTTCTTATATCGGAATTGAAGGCAACGACCTGACAGGTAGCGACTTCAAACATGGAAACATTGTAGAAAAAGGTTCCAAAGGAGTTTGGCTTGAACCACTTGGACCGGGTAAATACCCGATCAACAAATATATCATGAAAGTAGAACTTGTACCAACAACCAACCTGGTTCTGAACTGGGCAAGCGCACGCAGCGAAGCGCATAACCTGGATAAGAACCTGTCTACCATCACAGTACGTTCAAAAGACGGCTTCCCGTTCAATCTTGATGTATCCCAGATTATTCACGTTCCAACCACAGAGGCTCCAAAAGTAATTGCCCGTTTCGGTAATATGGTTAATCTGGTATCCCAGGTTCTGGAGCCTACCATTGGCAATTACTTCCGTAATTCAGCTCAGGACAGCGATGTAATCGCCTTTTTAAGTACACGCAAAGAACGTCAGGAGTCTGCTAAGGAACATATCCGCAAAGTACTGGACGAATACAATGTGAATGCGGTAGATACCTTAATCGGAGATATTGTACCACCGGAATCACTGATGAAAACATTGACTGACCGTAAAATCGCAGAAGAGCAAAAGGTCACTTATAACACCCAGAAACAAGCACAGGAGACGCGTCAGGGCATGGAAAAGGAAACTGCCATTGCTGATATGCAAAAAGATATAGTTAAAGCACAGCAAAGCGTGGAAATCGCGGAACGAACCGCAAGTGCAACGGTTAAAAAATCAGAAGGTGATGCAGCCGGAGTAAAGCTGGCAGTTGGAGCAGAAGCAGAAGCGACTAAAATGCGCGCGCATGCTGAAGCAGAAGCTACAAAAGCAAGAGCGCAGGCTGATTCAGAGGCTATTAAGCTCAGAGCATCTGCCGAGGCTGAACTGATCTCTCTGACCGGTAGTGCTGAAGCAGGGAAAATTCTGGCAGTCGGAAAATCTACTGCCGAAGCGTATGAGCTTGCAGTAAAAGCTTTAGGTGGCGAGAACTTTACCAGGTATAAAATCACTGAAGAGCTGTCAAAAGGTAAAATCAAACTTATTCCCGATGTCCTGATAGGTGGAAACGGGAATAGTGGATCTGCCATAGACGGACTGCTGGGCTTGAAGTTAATGGACATGATGGATCCGGAAAAACGTAAGGAAGTCATTGTAGCAGAGGTTATTGATACAAACACCAAAAGTATCAATCCTTAA
- the fabV gene encoding enoyl-ACP reductase FabV — translation MIIAPRIRGFICLTAHPEGCEQNVVNQINYVKSKGAIAGPKRVLVIGASTGFGLASRITSAFGSDASTIGVYFEKPPAPGKTASPGWYNTAAFEAKAQEAGLYAKSINGDAFSDEIKQKTLDLIKADLGQIDLVIYSLASPRRTHPKTGVVYNSVLKPIGQSFTNKTVDFHTGVVSDISIQPANEEEIENTVAVMGGEDWGFWIEDLKAAGLLAEGATTVAYSYIGPEVTESVYRKGTIGRAKDDLEATAFRITEKLKDLNGKAYVSVNKALVTQASSAIPVIPLYISLLYKVMKAKGTHEGCIEQIQRLFQDRLYSGAEVPTDANGRIRVDDLEMDAETQAEVNRLWADVSTESLPAIGDLAGYKHDFLNLFGFDVAGVDYEADTNEMVEVPGLV, via the coding sequence ATGATTATTGCACCAAGAATACGTGGTTTTATCTGCCTGACTGCTCATCCCGAAGGATGTGAGCAGAATGTTGTCAATCAAATTAACTACGTGAAATCAAAAGGAGCTATTGCAGGTCCTAAACGTGTGCTGGTTATCGGCGCATCTACAGGATTTGGTTTAGCATCAAGAATTACCAGTGCCTTTGGATCAGACGCATCTACCATAGGTGTGTATTTTGAGAAACCTCCTGCACCAGGTAAAACTGCTTCACCAGGCTGGTATAATACTGCTGCTTTTGAAGCTAAAGCTCAGGAAGCTGGTTTATACGCTAAAAGTATCAATGGTGATGCTTTTTCTGATGAAATCAAACAAAAAACATTAGATCTGATCAAAGCAGACTTAGGTCAGATTGACTTAGTAATCTATAGCCTGGCTTCGCCACGCAGAACACATCCTAAAACAGGAGTTGTTTATAATTCTGTGTTGAAACCAATCGGTCAGAGTTTTACTAATAAAACGGTGGATTTTCATACCGGAGTGGTATCAGATATCTCAATTCAACCAGCAAATGAAGAAGAAATTGAGAATACCGTTGCCGTAATGGGAGGGGAGGACTGGGGTTTCTGGATCGAAGATCTTAAAGCTGCCGGTTTACTTGCTGAAGGCGCTACTACTGTTGCTTATTCCTATATCGGCCCGGAAGTTACTGAATCGGTTTATCGTAAAGGAACTATTGGTCGTGCAAAAGATGATCTGGAAGCAACTGCTTTCCGTATCACTGAAAAATTAAAAGACCTGAATGGTAAAGCTTATGTTTCTGTAAACAAAGCTCTGGTAACACAGGCCAGCTCTGCAATCCCTGTTATCCCATTGTATATTTCATTGCTTTATAAAGTGATGAAAGCAAAAGGAACTCATGAAGGTTGTATCGAACAGATTCAGCGTTTATTTCAGGACAGATTATATTCCGGTGCTGAAGTCCCTACTGATGCGAATGGAAGAATTCGTGTGGATGATCTGGAGATGGATGCAGAAACTCAGGCTGAAGTTAACAGATTATGGGCAGATGTATCTACAGAAAGTTTACCGGCTATTGGTGACCTTGCCGGTTACAAACATGACTTCCTTAACCTGTTTGGTTTTGACGTTGCAGGTGTGGATTATGAAGCTGATACTAATGAAATGGTAGAAGTACCCGGTCTGGTTTAA
- the dnaA gene encoding chromosomal replication initiator protein DnaA, translating to MQKTCTEVWNNCLQIIKDNIPVQSFKTWFEPISALKLEGNILTVQVPSLFFYEWLEEHYVGLLRKTVKQQMGEEGRLEYNIVVDKSSNSGSPYTTSMPSNGNGAASKTQSMPVPVSINKDIKNPFIIPGLKKLNVDPQLNSQYTFDSYVEGDCNRLARSAGFAVAAKPGATSFNPLMIYGAVGLGKTHLVQAIGNEIRRTLPDKLVIYVSCEKFCQQFVESLKNNTINDFVNFYQAMDVIIMDDVHNFAGKEKTQDIFFHIFNHLHQSGKQIIITSDKAPKDLSGVEERLLSRFKWGLSADLQIPDLETRVAILRKKMYADGIELPSDVVEYVANNIDNNVRELEGAMVSLLAQSTLNKKDIDLGLAKSMLKNFIKNTTKEISMDYIQKLVCEYFEVPVEMVKSATRKREIVQARQISMYLSKSLTKSSLKSIGAFYGGRDHSTVIYACQTVEDLIDTDKKFKGYVTDIQKKLKMS from the coding sequence ATGCAAAAAACTTGTACCGAAGTATGGAATAACTGTCTCCAGATTATTAAGGATAATATCCCGGTCCAAAGTTTTAAAACTTGGTTCGAGCCGATTTCGGCACTAAAATTGGAAGGCAATATATTGACTGTACAGGTGCCAAGTTTATTCTTTTATGAATGGCTGGAAGAACATTATGTCGGTTTATTGCGTAAGACAGTTAAACAGCAAATGGGAGAAGAAGGACGTCTGGAATATAATATTGTGGTGGATAAGTCATCAAACAGCGGTTCACCATATACGACAAGCATGCCATCCAATGGAAATGGCGCTGCCTCAAAAACACAATCGATGCCGGTTCCTGTATCAATTAATAAGGATATTAAGAATCCTTTTATTATACCGGGCCTGAAAAAATTAAATGTAGATCCTCAGTTAAATTCTCAGTATACTTTTGATAGTTATGTAGAAGGTGATTGTAACCGTTTAGCCCGTTCTGCAGGTTTTGCAGTTGCCGCGAAGCCGGGTGCAACCTCATTTAACCCCCTGATGATTTATGGTGCAGTAGGATTGGGGAAGACCCACCTGGTGCAGGCAATAGGCAATGAAATCAGACGTACTTTACCGGATAAGCTGGTTATTTATGTATCCTGCGAAAAGTTCTGTCAGCAGTTTGTAGAGTCATTAAAGAATAATACCATTAATGATTTTGTGAATTTTTATCAGGCAATGGACGTAATTATCATGGATGATGTCCATAATTTTGCCGGAAAAGAGAAAACTCAGGATATTTTCTTTCATATTTTTAATCACCTGCATCAGTCTGGTAAACAGATTATTATTACTTCTGATAAAGCGCCAAAAGATCTTTCAGGTGTGGAGGAGCGTTTGTTAAGCCGTTTCAAATGGGGACTTTCAGCTGATTTACAGATTCCTGATCTGGAAACCAGAGTAGCTATCCTAAGAAAGAAAATGTATGCTGACGGAATTGAACTTCCATCAGATGTAGTTGAATATGTAGCAAATAACATTGATAACAATGTGCGTGAGCTTGAAGGAGCAATGGTTTCGCTTTTAGCTCAGTCTACATTGAATAAAAAGGATATTGATCTTGGTCTGGCTAAATCCATGCTGAAGAACTTTATCAAGAATACAACCAAAGAGATTTCTATGGACTATATCCAGAAACTGGTTTGTGAGTATTTTGAAGTGCCGGTAGAAATGGTGAAATCAGCGACACGTAAACGTGAAATTGTGCAGGCACGCCAGATTTCTATGTATTTATCAAAGAGTCTGACTAAGTCTTCTTTAAAAAGTATTGGTGCATTTTATGGTGGAAGAGACCATTCTACAGTGATTTATGCCTGTCAGACTGTGGAAGATCTGATTGATACAGATAAGAAGTTTAAAGGTTATGTAACTGATATTCAGAAAAAACTAAAAATGAGCTAG
- a CDS encoding C1 family peptidase, whose translation MKTNQKIKSGLGLMLLLTVLSFGSCKKNAQDETSSPDLSDSNLKQSFFSGYIPTPQAIMDKIPKLGVGQLPKTEAYFPTRFTMTTPPIGDQGNTGTCVAWATSYSTWSTEQYYRTASTSYANNKNVFSPNYVYNQLSTDCNSGLYITEALDLIKAQGSCTYTTLPFSDNCSSAVSQLQKDSAALHKIANAEYYLLDKDTRKNTTAIKMLLFQKHPVIFGFDVDGDNMNNQAVWNKFGTPRLSYDNSFLKQSNVGKSIPVGGHAVAIIGYDDDKHAFKVQNQWGNTWRDQGFFWVDYDFFGSGTHPNYVLKYDAAKKKYSYANGTQTEDVFTEAYVFLN comes from the coding sequence ATGAAAACAAACCAAAAAATTAAATCAGGTCTGGGCCTGATGTTGTTGTTAACCGTATTATCGTTCGGTTCCTGTAAGAAAAATGCTCAGGATGAGACTTCTAGTCCCGATCTGTCAGACAGTAATCTGAAACAATCATTCTTCTCAGGGTACATCCCTACTCCACAAGCAATTATGGATAAAATACCAAAACTCGGTGTTGGACAATTACCAAAAACAGAAGCTTATTTCCCAACCAGATTTACCATGACTACCCCACCAATCGGAGATCAGGGAAATACAGGAACATGTGTAGCCTGGGCCACGAGTTATTCGACCTGGTCAACGGAACAATATTACAGAACCGCAAGCACCAGTTATGCCAACAACAAAAACGTATTCAGCCCGAATTACGTGTACAACCAGCTAAGTACAGATTGTAATTCAGGACTTTACATCACAGAAGCACTAGATCTGATCAAAGCACAGGGCTCATGTACTTATACTACTCTGCCCTTCAGTGACAATTGCAGTTCTGCGGTTAGTCAGTTACAAAAAGACAGTGCAGCTTTACATAAAATAGCTAATGCGGAATATTATTTATTGGATAAAGATACCAGAAAAAACACTACTGCTATTAAAATGCTCCTTTTCCAGAAACATCCGGTTATTTTTGGTTTTGACGTAGATGGAGATAATATGAACAACCAGGCAGTCTGGAATAAGTTTGGTACGCCAAGATTATCCTATGACAACAGCTTCCTTAAACAGTCGAATGTTGGAAAAAGCATACCTGTAGGCGGACATGCCGTAGCAATAATTGGTTATGACGATGACAAACATGCATTTAAAGTACAAAACCAATGGGGAAACACATGGAGGGATCAAGGATTTTTCTGGGTTGATTATGATTTCTTTGGCTCAGGAACCCATCCAAATTACGTTCTGAAATATGATGCTGCTAAAAAGAAATATTCTTATGCCAATGGCACTCAGACTGAAGATGTCTTCACTGAAGCTTATGTATTCTTAAACTAG
- a CDS encoding alpha/beta fold hydrolase yields MRIKDIFIFSACVFILLINACQDKVINYGHNKKTGNYFNIRGFKMYYETYGSGKPLLMIHGNGGDISSFAGNIPYFSKKYKVIVADSRAHGKSADLRDSLSFEMMADDYAELLDSMHINSAYIIGWSDGGINALLLAMRHPDKVIKLASTGANLWPDSTALKPEFWKSEQETFLSGKDKIYQTPKEKNDWKVFLLDWAQPNIPLTALKQIKCPALIIGGDHDLINTEHTVAIAKHIPQGQLWIVPKSGHATLIEHKDEFNQKVDEFFQPPARQ; encoded by the coding sequence ATGCGTATAAAAGACATTTTTATATTTTCGGCCTGTGTATTTATTCTGCTGATTAATGCCTGCCAGGACAAGGTGATCAATTATGGTCATAATAAAAAAACAGGAAATTACTTCAATATCCGTGGTTTTAAAATGTATTATGAAACCTATGGTTCAGGCAAACCTTTACTGATGATTCACGGAAATGGCGGGGATATCAGTTCATTTGCCGGTAATATTCCTTACTTCTCCAAAAAGTATAAAGTCATTGTGGCTGACAGCCGTGCACATGGTAAATCTGCAGACCTTCGTGATTCGCTGAGCTTTGAAATGATGGCAGATGATTATGCCGAATTACTGGATTCTATGCATATAAATTCAGCTTATATAATCGGCTGGAGTGATGGTGGCATTAACGCTTTGCTTCTGGCTATGAGACATCCGGACAAAGTAATTAAACTGGCTTCAACCGGAGCAAATCTCTGGCCCGATTCCACAGCCCTGAAACCTGAATTCTGGAAATCTGAACAGGAAACCTTTTTATCGGGCAAAGACAAGATTTATCAAACACCAAAGGAAAAGAATGACTGGAAGGTATTTCTGCTGGACTGGGCCCAACCTAACATTCCTCTCACAGCACTGAAACAAATTAAATGCCCTGCCCTGATTATTGGTGGCGATCATGACTTAATTAATACGGAACATACGGTAGCGATTGCCAAACATATTCCACAGGGCCAGTTATGGATTGTTCCAAAATCCGGTCATGCCACTTTAATTGAACATAAGGATGAATTTAACCAGAAAGTGGATGAGTTCTTTCAACCTCCTGCCAGACAATAA
- a CDS encoding MarR family winged helix-turn-helix transcriptional regulator, translating into MEMLKLEQQLCFPIYALSRQITALYRPLLEKLDLTYPQYLVMLLLWETNKICIREIGEKLLLDTGTLTPLLKRLEQKKYLTRKRSEDDERIVLIELTASGLKLKYAAAGIPGALFCALDITENEMAGLQQKLTGILNTINKHHG; encoded by the coding sequence ATGGAAATGTTAAAACTGGAGCAGCAGCTCTGCTTCCCGATTTATGCTTTGTCAAGACAGATTACAGCTTTGTACCGGCCTTTGCTGGAGAAACTGGATCTCACCTACCCGCAGTATTTAGTCATGCTTTTGCTTTGGGAAACCAATAAAATCTGTATCAGGGAAATCGGTGAAAAACTTTTGCTTGACACCGGAACTTTAACGCCATTGCTGAAAAGGCTGGAACAGAAAAAATACCTGACCAGGAAAAGAAGTGAAGATGATGAGCGCATTGTGCTGATCGAACTGACTGCAAGCGGACTGAAACTGAAGTATGCAGCAGCAGGAATACCTGGTGCATTATTCTGTGCGCTTGATATCACTGAGAATGAAATGGCTGGTCTTCAGCAAAAATTAACGGGAATTTTAAATACAATAAACAAACATCATGGATAA